A single genomic interval of Nitrosomonadales bacterium harbors:
- a CDS encoding IS4 family transposase, giving the protein MYVGKPLFAQVMDFLPWKTFHRIVARHGGDHRVRTLSCAEHFRILAFAQLTYRESLRDIEACLSAQAAKLYHMGIRSTVSRSTLADANELRDWRIYAEFAHRLIAQARTLYASEDLGLDLTNTVYALDSTTIDLCLSVFPWAHFRTTKAAVKMHTLLDLRGSIPSFIHVSDGKMHDARILDLLIPEPGAIYVMDRGYVDFVRLHRLHLAGAFFVTRAKSNLDAHRMYSAKTDRSLGIICDQTIALDGFYTRQDYPEPLRRIRFKDPETNKTLVFLTNNFTLPAATICALYKSRWQVELFFKWVKQHLRIQRFYGTSENAVKAQIWIAVSVYVLVAIIKKRLNLDASLYTLLQILSVTLFEKMPIQQALQGIGGQPENTDFNNQLNLFDS; this is encoded by the coding sequence ATGTACGTTGGCAAGCCCTTGTTCGCCCAAGTCATGGACTTCCTGCCATGGAAGACCTTTCATCGCATCGTGGCTCGGCATGGCGGCGATCATCGCGTCAGGACATTGTCCTGTGCCGAACACTTCCGTATTCTGGCCTTCGCTCAACTCACCTATCGCGAGAGTTTGCGCGACATCGAGGCCTGCCTCTCGGCACAGGCTGCCAAGCTCTACCACATGGGCATCAGAAGCACGGTATCCCGTTCGACACTGGCCGATGCCAACGAACTGCGCGACTGGCGCATCTACGCCGAATTCGCTCACCGTTTGATTGCTCAAGCCAGAACGCTTTACGCCAGCGAAGACTTGGGCTTGGATTTGACCAACACAGTGTACGCACTGGATTCGACCACCATCGATCTGTGCCTGTCGGTATTTCCATGGGCGCATTTCAGAACGACCAAGGCAGCGGTGAAGATGCATACGCTGCTGGACTTGCGCGGCAGCATTCCCAGCTTCATCCACGTCTCCGATGGCAAGATGCACGACGCCCGCATCCTCGACTTGTTGATCCCGGAGCCGGGTGCTATCTATGTCATGGATCGGGGCTACGTCGATTTCGTGCGTTTGCATCGGCTGCATCTGGCCGGGGCGTTCTTCGTCACCCGCGCCAAGTCGAATCTCGACGCGCACCGGATGTATTCTGCCAAAACCGACCGCAGCCTCGGCATCATCTGCGATCAGACGATTGCGCTCGACGGGTTTTATACCCGACAGGATTACCCGGAGCCGTTGCGCCGCATCCGCTTCAAAGACCCGGAAACCAACAAGACGCTGGTGTTTCTCACCAACAACTTCACGTTGCCGGCGGCAACGATCTGCGCGCTCTACAAGAGCCGCTGGCAGGTGGAGTTGTTCTTCAAATGGGTCAAGCAGCATCTTCGTATCCAACGTTTCTATGGCACGTCCGAGAATGCGGTGAAGGCGCAAATCTGGATCGCCGTCTCGGTCTACGTCCTCGTCGCCATCATCAAAAAGCGCCTCAATCTGGACGCTTCGCTCTACACTTTGCTACAGATTCTATCGGTCACGCTGTTCGAGAAAATGCCCATCCAGCAAGCCTTGCAGGGCATCGGTGGGCAGCCAGAAAACACCGATTTCAACAACCAACTGAATCTATTCGATTCTTAA